The Nitrospirota bacterium DNA segment CTGTAGGAACACGCTTCAGGAAGATTACTTTGCTTTTGAGTGAAAGGACTGGTTTAAGGTCTACCCTTCTTCTGACTTCATTTGATGGGAAATATCCGTAGAGCATGATGCCTGGTCTTACCATATTGAAGAGTGCAGGCTCATAATCAATTATAGCGGCACTGTTTGCTGCATGATGAAGTGGGATGTCAATGCCATATTTTGAAAGTATATCCACTACCTCTCTGAATAGTTTGACCTGGAGATTTGCGTATTCCTTGTCTGCAAGGTCGGCATCAGCGAAATGAGTCAAAAGCCCTTCGATATTTATTGAGTTAAACCTACTGATTCTTAAAATAGCGTCTACAGCCTCATCCACCCTGAATCCGAGCCTCCCCATTCCTGTATCAACCTTTATATGGATATCTGTCTTTCTTCCGAGTCTGTTAGATATTTCTGAGATATGTCTTGCAGAGTCAAGGTTATATACCACAGGGGTTAGATTGTGGTGTATCGCTGATTCTACCTCATCGCGATTTACTCCAGTTAATATAATGATGGGTTTTGATATCTCTGCCTTCCTGAGCTCTATCCCTTCTTCGAGGATGGCTACACCAAAAGCCTCTACCCCGTCGGATTCCAGCCTCCTTGCTACAGGGATTGCTCCATGACCGTAAGCAGAAGCCTTTACCACAGCAAGTATCTCTCTGTTACCAATCATCCTTCTTACTTCTGTAAGATTGTGTGATAGTGCTTCAAGGTCTATCTCAGCATATGTGGGACGCATTTGCCCCTATTTTGCCTCTTCCTTCTTCTCTGGTGTTTCCTCTTTTTTCGGTGTGACATCTATCTCTGGTGGTTCACTGGTTGCCTTCTTGAAGTTGCTTATAGCCTTGCCTAAGCCTCTTCCTATCTCAGGGAGTTTACTTGCTCCGAAGATAACCAATACTATCACCAGAATTATCAGAAGCTCCGGTAATCCTATACCTCCAATCATATCCTCCTCCTATGATTGTCATTGCGAGCGACCAAAGGGAGCGTGGCAATCTGACACGCAGTGTCATTCTGAGCGAAGCGAAGAATCTCTATGAGATCCTTCGGGCTTTGCCCTCAGGATGACTGTTTTGCAGTCAGATTGCTTCGCACGTTGTGCCTCGCAACGACACTTTACTTAATGGGTTTGTACTCATTGCCATTTCAAGATCGTCCGGTGTATTGAGGTTCACAAATGACCTTTTTGATGGATCAAACCTCTCGATTTCATCTTCTTCTATAAATCTGACATTACATCTATTGAGAAATTCGGTGAGGCTCCGCTGCCTCGGAGTCTGGTTAACAAGAAGGCTCTGCTCCATTGCATGAAGACATTCTCTGGAATATATCGCATGGAGGGGTTCTATCGCCTTGCCGATTCTCGGAACTACTGCGTCATAATCACCAGTATTAGCAATCATATAAGACATTAACTCTTTATTTATGAAAGGCATATCACATGCAACAACAAAACAGAAATTCCCCCTTGCATTCAATAATCCTGAAAATATACCTGTAAGTGGACCCCTCAGATTAAAAAGGTCTCCAACAAGTTTTATCCTGTATTTTATAAAAAGTTCAGGGGTGTTAGTTACTATGATGACCTCATCGAATAATTCGTTGAATATGCGAATAGTCCTCTCAATAATAATCTCACCGTTCACCTCTAAGAATGCCTTATTAGTTGGCATTCTCCTGTTTTCTCCACCTGCAAGGATAACTCCTGTAAACCCCGCACCACGGCTTAACAGCCGTGGCTTTGGGGCATTACTCTTCGGGACTTCTATGCCATCCATCCGCGGCTTTATGGGACACCACGTGGGGTATCCCACTGTGGCACCCGTGGCTTTCTCGTGGTGCGGGGTAAAACTCTGCATGGCATAGCATATCAGAATATAAATTTGTTTGTCAATATTTGTAAAATCTTGACTTGTTTACCCTTAGACATTAGTATATAGATACCTTGCCGGCGTGGTGAAACTGGTAGACGCACCGGACTCAAAATCCGGCGGGGTTCGCCCCATGTCGGTTCGACTCCGACCGCCGGCACCAGAAAACTACAAGGAGAAAATGTTATGAATAGAGATTACGACATTAATGAACTTTCTAAGGAAGAATCGTGGAGGATGTTTAGGATAATAGGTGAATTTGTGGAAGGATTTGATGCCCTTTCGAAGGTTACCCCTGCAGTAACAATATTCGGTAGTTCAAGAGTTGTAGAAGGTGATTTTGCGTATGATGCTGCAAGGACAATAGCAAGAGACCTCGCCTGTAAAGGCTTCACAATCATAAGTGGTGGTGGTCCTGGTGTTATGGAGGCAGCAAGCAGAGGGGCGTCAGATGCTGGAGGAAAATCTGTGGGACTGAACATAGCCCTTCCAATGGAACAAACTTCAAACCCATACAACTCGATTACACTTAATTTTCATCACTTCTTTGTTAGGAAGGTGATGTTTGTTAAGTATGCAACAGCATTTGTCCTCTTACCAGGTGGATATGGCACACTCGATGAATTCTTCGAGACCATAACGCTTATTCAAACTAGGAAAATAAAGCCATTTCCTGTAATACTTGTTGGTAAATCATACTGGGGAGGACTTATAGGCTGGATGAAGACACAGATACTTGGTAATAGATATATATCACCAGAAGACATAGATATATTTACTCTGACCGATGACCCATGCGAGGTCGCAAGTATTATATGGAAATGGTATAAAACGAATAGTATTCCTGTCAGGTTAGAAAAGTAGAGATTCTTTATGGCGTGAAGAAAGAGGAAAGATCCAATGTTGCACATCGCCGAAGAAAAAGAAGTAAAGGAGGCTAAAAGTTTGGAAATTTTAGATGTTCGATTGGCTTGCTGCACTTTGCATAAAAAACGTCTCATAGAAGCATTAAAGCTCCTTTCTTCAGGTGAAAGGTTGGAATTCATTGCAGAAAATACCGAGACTTTTAAAAATCAGGTCCAAAGAGTTCTCGATACAGAGAATTGTAAAATAATAGAAGTGGACGATAAAAATGGTGAAAGCCGCATAATAGTCCAAAAGAATTGGAAGGCAAAGGATAACAATCTAAATGCTGAAGGTCAAACTACAAGAAGACTACCCTCCTGAGCCTGGTTGTTATCTCATTAGTAATCATTACTCACCTGTAGCGGTAGTGGTGCTTCTGACGGCACCTTACGGGAAACTACCAGCCGATGTAAATAGCCTTCCCATTGAGGCAGAAAGGCTGGTTAGGAGTGCCATAGATGTAGGTGCAGCCCTTTCGGGCACGCTCCAGACAGAGAATATCGGGATAGAGAAGATTGTGGCAAATATCGCTTCAAACCCAAATATCCGATACATTGTCCTTTGTGGGAAAGAGGGTGAGGGTCATTACCCTGGCGCTACCTTTAATGCCCTGATAGAAAACGGAATCAATGAAAAACGAACCATCATAGGCGCTCCCTCAGCTACCCCTTATCTTTTCAACATACCCATAGAGGCTATAGAGACCTTTAGAAAGCAGGTTACCCTGATAAATATGGTTGGGGAAGAAGACCCTGAGGCAGTAGCGAAGGCAGTCTGGTCCTGCTATCAGGAGGAACCTACAGAATTCAGAGGATACCACCTATACGACCCTGGGGCATACTCTGAGGAGGCGAGGTCATTTAAACTTGGCATGAAAGTGGCACACCCAGAAATGGTTGAGGAATGGGAGTTGGATGAAATTGTCAAGGATATTGAGGAGGGTAAAGCCCTCGAAAAAACAGGAGGTAAACCTATG contains these protein-coding regions:
- the tatA gene encoding twin-arginine translocase TatA/TatE family subunit; protein product: MIGGIGLPELLIILVIVLVIFGASKLPEIGRGLGKAISNFKKATSEPPEIDVTPKKEETPEKKEEAK
- a CDS encoding sulfurtransferase TusA family protein, with translation MEILDVRLACCTLHKKRLIEALKLLSSGERLEFIAENTETFKNQVQRVLDTENCKIIEVDDKNGESRIIVQKNWKAKDNNLNAEGQTTRRLPS
- a CDS encoding molybdenum cofactor guanylyltransferase, with amino-acid sequence MQSFTPHHEKATGATVGYPTWCPIKPRMDGIEVPKSNAPKPRLLSRGAGFTGVILAGGENRRMPTNKAFLEVNGEIIIERTIRIFNELFDEVIIVTNTPELFIKYRIKLVGDLFNLRGPLTGIFSGLLNARGNFCFVVACDMPFINKELMSYMIANTGDYDAVVPRIGKAIEPLHAIYSRECLHAMEQSLLVNQTPRQRSLTEFLNRCNVRFIEEDEIERFDPSKRSFVNLNTPDDLEMAMSTNPLSKVSLRGTTCEAI
- the alr gene encoding alanine racemase — translated: MRPTYAEIDLEALSHNLTEVRRMIGNREILAVVKASAYGHGAIPVARRLESDGVEAFGVAILEEGIELRKAEISKPIIILTGVNRDEVESAIHHNLTPVVYNLDSARHISEISNRLGRKTDIHIKVDTGMGRLGFRVDEAVDAILRISRFNSINIEGLLTHFADADLADKEYANLQVKLFREVVDILSKYGIDIPLHHAANSAAIIDYEPALFNMVRPGIMLYGYFPSNEVRRRVDLKPVLSLKSKVIFLKRVPTGTSISYGRTFITKRESLIAGIPLGYADGYNRLLSNNGEVLIRGKRAPIAGRICMDMFMVDVTDIDGVKEGDEVVLIGKHGNEQITADDIAQRTGTISYEVLCSISYRVPRVYINAQNPDIKTSKELKANELK
- a CDS encoding tetrahydromethanopterin S-methyltransferase subunit A; protein product: MLKVKLQEDYPPEPGCYLISNHYSPVAVVVLLTAPYGKLPADVNSLPIEAERLVRSAIDVGAALSGTLQTENIGIEKIVANIASNPNIRYIVLCGKEGEGHYPGATFNALIENGINEKRTIIGAPSATPYLFNIPIEAIETFRKQVTLINMVGEEDPEAVAKAVWSCYQEEPTEFRGYHLYDPGAYSEEARSFKLGMKVAHPEMVEEWELDEIVKDIEEGKALEKTGGKPMEERRDERSKIDAFVSKRLIRIAEEIRDIAELLGQPALSLEEKRMPVTPAVAEISPIVPKIKIEGDEASIYFTNQLRGYNAVFAAFHALKNDMCVAGLNLPLAVNKAIKNLEKLKRDLEISSIPAEKKKEIESGIDDFLKQTEELPTEPGPCQKTIGNCKIGTGCFAYGALDILKLITEPKR
- a CDS encoding TIGR00730 family Rossman fold protein, with the protein product MNRDYDINELSKEESWRMFRIIGEFVEGFDALSKVTPAVTIFGSSRVVEGDFAYDAARTIARDLACKGFTIISGGGPGVMEAASRGASDAGGKSVGLNIALPMEQTSNPYNSITLNFHHFFVRKVMFVKYATAFVLLPGGYGTLDEFFETITLIQTRKIKPFPVILVGKSYWGGLIGWMKTQILGNRYISPEDIDIFTLTDDPCEVASIIWKWYKTNSIPVRLEK